One window of the Fusobacterium sp. SYSU M8D902 genome contains the following:
- a CDS encoding YigZ family protein — protein sequence MKSVAREYVIEFEERKSRFIGYVKPVGSKIEAEQFIQSIKLKHLDATHNCSAYKVIDNGQEYFKTDDDGEPSGTAGKPMGDIINYMEVTNLAVVATRYFGGIKLGAGGLVRNYAKTAKLAIQEAGIEEYVERKIYLLDFNYEKIGEVESIVNNGNGEYLDKGYNDRVTYKVRIDTPTFENLQALRDIMIIDL from the coding sequence ATGAAAAGTGTTGCAAGAGAGTATGTTATTGAATTTGAAGAGAGAAAATCGAGGTTTATTGGTTATGTTAAGCCTGTTGGAAGTAAGATTGAAGCGGAGCAATTTATTCAATCTATAAAATTAAAGCATTTAGATGCTACTCATAATTGCTCAGCATACAAAGTTATAGATAATGGTCAAGAGTATTTTAAAACAGATGATGATGGAGAGCCTAGTGGTACTGCTGGGAAACCTATGGGAGATATCATCAACTATATGGAAGTTACTAATCTTGCTGTTGTTGCTACTAGATATTTTGGAGGGATCAAGTTGGGAGCTGGTGGCTTGGTTAGAAATTATGCTAAAACAGCTAAACTTGCTATACAAGAAGCTGGAATAGAGGAGTATGTTGAGAGAAAAATCTATCTTCTAGACTTCAATTATGAAAAAATTGGAGAGGTAGAGAGCATAGTTAATAATGGAAATGGTGAGTATCTTGATAAGGGGTACAATGACAGAGTAACCTATAAAGTTAGAATAGATACACCTACATTTGAAAATTTACAAGCTTTAAGAGATATTATGATAATAGATTTATAA
- the hslU gene encoding ATP-dependent protease ATPase subunit HslU, whose translation MNKELTPKKILEELNKYIISQDEAKKNVAISLRNRDRRKMIEDENLRKEITPKNIILIGSTGVGKTEIARRIAKIANAPFLKVEATKYTEVGYVGKDVESIIKDLVALTYRKMKEDKFNSLREQSFQIAVEKIAKLLKPYNTLNDTEKEKIVKDIIEGKYDDTEIEIDRPKKDNDIPIIEVVAGGGEDIGGFLDQMMSSLPNKSKKFTTTVKNAISILLDEEVEKKIDLESLNNEVIENVENNGIIFIDEIDKITEREGGGKGDVSRQGVQRDILPIVEGSTVMTKFGPVKTDHILFIAAGAFSQSSPSDLMPELQGRFPIKIKLKNLEKEDFIKILTEVEYNLLDQYKAMLAVDNVELNFTKGAIEKIAEITATQNEKVENIGARRLSAVIEELLREVMFEAPYEESKKINIDINYIKKIFKKEENEENLDKFIL comes from the coding sequence ATGAATAAAGAACTTACACCTAAAAAAATCTTAGAGGAATTAAATAAATATATAATTTCACAAGATGAAGCTAAAAAAAATGTGGCTATTTCATTGAGAAATAGAGATAGAAGAAAGATGATAGAAGATGAAAACTTAAGAAAAGAGATTACACCCAAAAACATCATACTTATAGGTTCTACAGGTGTTGGAAAAACTGAGATAGCTAGAAGAATAGCTAAGATTGCCAATGCTCCATTTTTAAAGGTGGAGGCTACAAAATACACTGAAGTTGGATATGTGGGAAAAGATGTTGAAAGTATAATAAAAGATTTAGTTGCTCTTACATACAGAAAGATGAAAGAGGATAAATTTAACTCTTTAAGAGAGCAATCTTTTCAAATAGCTGTTGAAAAAATTGCCAAACTATTAAAACCTTATAATACCTTAAATGACACTGAAAAAGAGAAAATTGTTAAGGATATTATTGAAGGTAAGTATGATGATACTGAAATTGAGATAGATAGACCTAAAAAAGATAATGATATACCTATTATTGAGGTTGTTGCAGGTGGAGGAGAGGATATTGGTGGCTTTTTGGATCAGATGATGTCTTCACTTCCCAATAAGTCTAAAAAATTTACTACTACAGTAAAAAATGCAATCTCTATACTTTTAGATGAAGAGGTTGAGAAAAAAATTGATCTTGAATCTTTAAATAATGAGGTTATTGAAAATGTTGAAAATAATGGAATTATATTTATTGATGAGATAGATAAAATCACTGAAAGAGAGGGTGGTGGAAAGGGAGATGTCTCTAGACAAGGTGTACAAAGAGATATACTTCCAATAGTTGAAGGTAGTACTGTTATGACTAAATTTGGACCTGTTAAAACTGACCACATTCTATTTATTGCTGCTGGAGCATTTTCACAGAGCTCACCTTCAGATTTGATGCCAGAATTACAGGGAAGATTTCCAATTAAAATAAAGTTAAAAAATCTTGAAAAAGAGGATTTTATTAAAATTCTTACTGAAGTAGAATACAATCTTTTGGATCAATATAAAGCTATGTTAGCTGTGGATAATGTGGAGCTTAACTTTACAAAGGGGGCTATTGAAAAGATAGCTGAGATAACTGCAACTCAAAATGAAAAAGTTGAAAATATTGGTGCTAGAAGATTGTCGGCTGTAATTGAAGAGCTATTGAGAGAGGTTATGTTTGAAGCTCCATATGAAGAGAGCAAAAAAATAAATATTGATATAAACTATATTAAAAAAATCTTTAAAAAAGAGGAGAACGAGGAGAATTTAGATAAGTTTATATTATAA